A region from the Salvelinus fontinalis isolate EN_2023a chromosome 23, ASM2944872v1, whole genome shotgun sequence genome encodes:
- the LOC129821319 gene encoding bromodomain adjacent to zinc finger domain protein 2B-like isoform X9, whose translation MESGERLASPSSAPSSLHITTSAASSVGSSPAPASAKTPSSKCSVTPSHAALGSPLTTCGHLFRAAGDQHFNMSTVSSAFPIVNHPAFGLYTTSSGRSEFGGLGSLGMSAALAAHSQLGAFPEWWRAAEAQGRGAAAFFPHLLGLPPMFLPQLQQSHDLSPFQARTPSKNGRATAKGVNGAVNGSRISTVSGSSFSTTATTFSTQGNTEKQKATNGSVRSRKSHQHVTQVKEKSVQKTKEKKLSKKPVEASSNSDSESGSSSDISSDGVNSSDSDDLDEEDDDDDQSNDSDDSDSEKESRVKRTIKSLTRSTAGSKKRPHTAEGENARDSRSGLLQKHPDEAFLHFLRYPLQPSPQPPALSQSTSLVFQSSRNREEELKQHTSVIQATGLASTKPLALVKPRREASSSPQPTRHFSLSSSPKPFSLSSSPKPNSLSSSPNPVSLCSSPKPLSLSSSPKPLSLSSSPKPPTLSPSHNPKSRTGSPKPLTLSDSMKSGSRNFLDETLLHINNFKLKQPFVSQEHFKQAFPLPVMRQDLFKSPKKKKMAASSSSSLASPSSLAPPKLSPETPSSHRLPSPHTNHSNLFLASSLLGAHPKGVIHSEVQDAPLALINKPRSSSQNRSTINNPLLAATSPPFPMPVNLSTGHKEHSSGALGWASTSPGLAHRAGKSKAQQKALHTGKGISQTHLVQSQVELFRGTESDIPSSKDSDDSDSDDEHDDDDEEEDSDDSLSESESNLESDSDDVKDRDETTTDTEADRTPLKRAKGSSSLLDTTSSSLSASCSPLNLQVIKASSGLPTPAMVTSSGALAYHSTPSSSYTLCSTPPGTGKRRRVTDERKLRTPLEFGWQRETRICNVAGRLQGDVAYYAPCGKKLRQYPDVMKYVSRNGISDITRDHFSFSAKIRVGDFYEAREGPQGLQWSLLTEDEVIPRILAMEGRRGHPPKPEHQRRGDEGPRSRRSKGRLPNVGEADFPGATDAKLLRKLEAQEIARQAAQMKMMRKVEKQAMALAAKEARKQQAIMAAEEKRKQKEQVKIVKQQEKIKRIQQIQMEKELRAQQILETKRKKKEEAANAKIMEAEKRIKEKEMRRQQAVILKHQELERHRLDMVWERERRRQHMMLTKAMDARKKTEERERVKQEKKDEKRLNKERKLELRRLELEIAKELKKPNEDMCLADHKPLPELSRIPGLVLPGSSFSDCLMVMQFLRSFGKVLGFDVDAHIPNLSVLQEGLLNLGDSMGQVQDLLVRMLSAVVCDPGLPPGHRTKTALGDHLSNVGINRDNVSEVLRVYMEAHCGGTELQTDLGEVTASLKTKAFQAHTATQKASVLAFLVNELSCSKSVVSEIDKNIDHMTNLRRDKWVIEGTLRKLRTSYAKKTGKRDSSVGGEETQSLGTPTPGQKRKRKGGDSEEDEDDDEDSEDQGDEDDEEEEEEEEERGKKGKKVETCEDEDDGDQTSSVEELEKQIDKLTKQQSQIRRKLFESSHSLRSMMFGQDRYKRRYWVLPQCGGVFVEGMESGEGAEELGKERERLRSTELVQVKEEVERRPQEVEGRLGASTLEGSRDKHTATPDKHSLNLFLQKPGSFSKLSKLLEVAKMSPDSDNHPHSLSCSLAKVPTTVSSPIRPSIQTTLPSNPSASPSPLCPEVKAEPSTALLSPPYLSSGPGKMSSSPQQLQPNDQLFRVLTEKNCHWFSLLPRSPCDESSVTTSSTTTPPASSPYSSSTTRPKSPSSLSSNPLASTSASPSNLTTGINNFPFSALQVKSGVHMIGLPFCGWPSGMMIPTLPFSASPLPPSTLAAAYHHVEGNGNPFLALPPGEKPPSAPSPVVEVAKTQDYPDPLPIPEEMLSGWWRVADMEELRSLVKGLHCRGIRERALQKQIQKHMEYIAQACAKNRDAAVIDESKLEENGVSEETVESWCVEEQAMEMDIAVLQQVEELERKVTSASLQVKGWMYPEPQSEREDLVYHEHKPFSKLLLAGEEQIAGEEAANGGCSLVRRVNNPLDIAVTRLAELERNIERRGEEELAPGMKVWRKAMGEVCSAAQLSLCIQQLQKSIAWERSIMKVASGQSPKSKKQQQSRAGAAVRGGKRTTEVKQNRKPSSVASGEVSEDDAASTSSSTPKKVSKETKKRKSPGEGSPATKQSKQDSTPVCVKKAKTATSARDNEKDLTLCRVLLVELEGHQDAWPFLNPVNPKSVPGYKKVIRKPMDFYTIREKLVNSQYLNLETFIIDVNLVFDNCEKFNEDNSDIGRAGHNMRSFFENRWNELLKQTN comes from the exons GACACTTGTTTCGGGCGGCAGGCGATCAACATTTCAACATGTCTACGGTCTCAAGTGCCTTTCCCATCGTCAACCACCCAGCATTTGGTCTGTACACTACCAGCTCAGGGCGCTCAGAGTTTGGAGGCCTGGGCTCCCTGGGCATGTCTGCTGCCTTGGCTGCTCACTCCCAGCTAGGTGCCTTTCCAG AATGGTGGCGGGCAGCTGAGGCTCAGGGGCGGGGAGCTGCAGCCTTCTTTCCCCATCTCCTGGGGCTCCCGCCCATGTTCCTACCCCAACTCCAGCAGAGCCACGACCTCAGCCCCTTCCAGGCCCGCACCCCCAGCAAGAACGGACGAGCCACAGCCAAAg GAGTGAACGGAGCTGTGAATGGCAGCAGGATCTCCACGGTGTCTGGGAGCAGCTTCAGCACAACCGCCACTACGTTCTCAACACAGGGGAACACGGAGAAACAGAAAGCCACCAACGGAAGCGTCAGAAGCCGCAAAAGCCACCAGCATGTGACCCAAGTGAAGGAGAAGAGCGTTCAGAAAACTAAAGAGAAG AAACTCAGCAAGAAACCAGTGGAGGCGTCCAGCAACAGTGACAGCGAATCAGGTTCTTCCTCGGATATCTCCAGCGACGGGGTGAACAGCAGTGACTCAGACGACCTAGACGAGGAGGATGACGATGACGATCAGAGCAACGACAGCGACGATTCTGACTCGGAGAAGGAGAGCCGTGTAAAGAGGACTATTAAG aGCCTGACACGGAGCACTGCCGGCAGCAAGAAGAGACCCCACACTGCTGAAGGCGAGAACGCTCGGGACAGCCGGAGTGGTCTGcttcagaaacatccagatgaGGCCTTTCTCCATTTCCTCCGCTACCCGCTCCAACCCTCACCCCAGCCCCCAGCGCTGTCCCAGTCCACATCCCTAGTCTTCCagagctccaggaacagggaggaAGAACTCAAGCAGCACACCAGTGTGATCCAGGCTACAGGGCTGGCCAGTACTAAACCCTTGGCTCTGGTCAAACCACGCAGGGAGGCCTCATCGTCTCCTCAACCCACCaggcacttctctctctcttcctcacccaaACCCTTTTCTCTTTCTTCTTCACCTAAACCaaactctctctcttcatctcccaaTCCcgtctccctctgctcctctccgaagcccttgtctctctcctcctcacccaagcctctctctctgtcttcgtCCCCCAAACCACCCACCCTTTCGCCCTCACACAACCCCAAATCTCGGACGGGCTCCCCCAAACCCCTCACCTTGTCTGACAGTATGAAGTCGGGAAGCCGAAACTTCCTGGATGAAACCTTGTTACACATCAACAACTTTAAATTGAAACAG CCCTTCGTCTCCCAGGAGCACTTCAAACAGGCCTTCCCTCTGCCAGTGATGCGTCAGGATCTGTTCAAGAGCCCGAAGAAAAAGAAAATGGCCGCCTCGTCGTCCTCCTCATTAGCATCGCCCTCCTCATTAGCACCGCCCAAACTGTCTCCAGAGACCCCGAGCAGTCACAGGCTCCCTTCTCCACACACCAACCACTCCAACCTGTTCCTGGCCTCCTCCCTCCTTGGCGCCCACCCCAAAGGGGTGATCCACAGCGAGGTGCAGGACGCCCCCCTGGCCCTCATCAACAAGCCTCGCAGCAGCAGTCAGAACAGGAGCACCATCAACAATCCTCTCCTGGCTGCCACCAGCCCACCCTTCCCTATGCCTGTCAACCTGAGCACTGGGCATAAGGAGCACAGCTCTGGAGCCCTAGGCTGGGCCTCTACCTCACCGGGCCTGGCCCACAGAGCTGGGAAGAGCAAGGCCCAGCAAAAGGCTCTCCACACAGGGAAAGGTATCTCCCAGACCCACCTGGTGCAGTCCCAGGTGGAGCTGTTCCGGGGCACAGAGTCTGACATCCCCAGCAGCAAGGACTCTGACGACTCCGACTCCGATGATGAACATGATGACGACGACGAGGAGGAGGATTCTGATGACAGCCTATCAG AGTCTGAGAGTAATCTGGAGAGCGACTCGGACGATGTGAAGGACCGCGACGAGACCACTACGGACACGGAGGCAGATAGGACCCCTCTGAAGCGTGCCAAAGGCTCCTCTTCTCTACTCGACACCACCTCCTCGAGCCTCTCAGCCAGCTGCTCCCCTCTCAACCTCCAGGTCATCAAGGCATCCAGTGGCCTGCCCACCCCAGCCATGGTGACCAGCTCTGGGGCCTTGGCCTACCACAGCACCCCCTCTTCCTCATATACTCTCTGCTCCACTCCACCAG gaacagggaagagaaggagagtgacggaTGAGAGAAAGCTGCGGACACCTCTAGAGTTTGG GTGGCAGAGAGAGACTCGTATCTGTAATGTGGCGGGCCGTCTGCAGGGCGATGTGGCGTACTACGCCCCGTGTGGGAAGAAGCTCCGGCAGTACCCCGACGTGATGAAG TATGTGTCCAGAAATGGAATAAGTGACATCACACGCGATCATTTTAGCTTCAGTGCAAAAATAAGGGTTGGTGACTTCTATGAAGCCAGAGAAGGACCCCAG GGATTGCAGTGGAGCTTGTTGACCGAGGATGAGGTGATTCCTCGTATCCTGGCCATGGAGGGGAGGCGTGGGCATCCCCCTAAGCCTGAGCaccagaggagaggtgatgagggCCCCAGGTCCAGGCGAAGTAAGGGTCGACTTCCTAACGTTGGCGAGGCCGACTTCCCAGGCGCCACTGACGCCAAACTTCTACGCAAACTGGAAGCTCAAG AGATAGCTCGACAAGCAGCCCAGATGAAAATGATGAGGAAAGTTGAAAAGCAGGCCATGGCACTAGCAGCCAAGGAGGCAAGAAAACAACAAG cAATCATGGCTGCTGAGGAGAAGCGGAAACAGAAGGAGCAAGTGAAGATTGTAAAGCAGCAG GAGAAGATCAAGCGCATTCAGCAAATTCAAATGGAGAAGGAGCTCAGAGCGCAGCAGATTCTCGAG ACTAAAAGGAAAAAGAAGGAAGAAGCGGCAAATGCCAAAATAATGGAGGCTGAGAAACGAATCAAG gagaaggagatgaggaggcaACAAGCAGTCATTTTGAAACACCAG GAGTTGGAGAGGCATAGACTAGATATGGTATGG gagagggagaggcggaggcaGCACATGATGCTGACGAAGGCCATGGACGCCCGTAAGAAAACAGAG GAGCGGGAGCGCGTAAAGCAGGAGAAGAAGGATGAGAAACGGTTAAACAAGGAGCGGAAATTGGAGCTTAGAAGACTGGAACTGGAAATTGCCAAGGAGCTGAAGAAGCCAAATGAAGACATGTGCTTAGCAGATCACAAG CCTCTCCCAGAGTTATCCCGTATTCCCGGCCTGGTTCTACCAGGAAGCAGCTTCTCTGACTGCCTGATGGTGATGCAGTTCCTGCGGAGCTTTGGGAAGGTGCTGGGCTTCGACGTGGACGCCCACATACCCAACCTGAGcgtgctgcaggagggcctgctCAACCTGGGAGACAGCATGGGACAGGTCCAGGACCTGCTGGTGCGCATGCTCTCTGCTGTGGTGTGTGACCCCGGACTGCCACCAGGACACCGG ACCAAGACTGCCCTGGGGGACCACCTGAGTAATGTGGGCATCAACCGGGATAACGTGTCGGAGGTGCTGCGGGTCTACATGGAGGCTCACTGTGGAGGGACGGAGCTGCAGACTGACCTGGGGGAGGTCACGGCCAGTCTGAAGACCAAGGCTTTCCAGgcccacacagccacacagaagGCCTCGGTCCTGGCCTTCCTGGTCAACGAGCTGTCCTGCAGTAAGAGTGTGGTCAG CGAGATCGACAAGAACATCGATCACATGACCAACCTGCGACGGGACAAGTGGGTCATCGAGGGCACGCTTCGCAA GCTGAGGACCAGCTACGCCAAGAAGACTGGGAAGAGGGACAGCAGTGTGGGGGGAGAGGAGACCCAGTCCCTGGGTACACCCACCCCCGGACAGAAACgcaagaggaaaggaggggacaGCGAGGAAGACGAGGATGATGACGAGGACAGCGAGGATCAGGGGGATGAAgacgacgaggaggaggaggaggaggaggaggagagagggaagaaggggaAGAAAGTGGAAACCTGTGAGGATGAG GATGATGGGGACCAGACATCCAGTGTAGAGGAGCTGGAGAAACAGATTGACAAATTAACCAAG cAACAGAGTCAGATCAGACGGAAGCTGTTTGAGTCGTCCCACTCGTTGCGCTCCATGATGTTCGGCCAGGACCGCTACAAGCGGCGTTATTGGGTGCTGCCGCAGTGTGGGGGCGTCTTTGTGGAGGGTATGGAGAGTGGCGAAG GAGCAGAGGAgctgggaaaggagagagagagactaaggagCACAGAGCTGGTccaggtgaaggaggaggtggaaaGGAGGCCgcaggaggtggaggggaggcTAGGGGCGTCCACCCTGGAGGGTAGCCGTGACAAGCACACCGCCACACCAGACAAGCACAGCCTCAACCTCTTCCTCCAGAAGCCCGGCTCCTTCTCCAAACTCAGCAAACTCCTGGAGGTGGCCAAGATGTCCCCGGACTCAGACAACCACCCTCACAGTCTGAGCTGTAGTCTAGCCAAAGTCCCCACCACAGTATCCTCCCCTATCCGCCCCAGCATTCAGACTACACTACCCAGCAACCCCTCTGCATCTCCCTCTCCGCTGTGTCCAGAGGTGAAAGCGGAGCCTTCCACAGCCCTCCTCAGCCCGCCCTACCTCAGCAGCGGCCCAGGGAAGATGTCCTCCAGCCCCCAGCAGCTCCAGCCCAATGACCAGCTCTTCAGGGTGCTGACGGAGAAGAACTGCCACTGGTTCAGCTTGCTTCCCCGCTCCCCGTGTGACGAGTCGTCCGTCACCACcagctccaccaccacccccccggCCTCCTCCCCCTATTCCTCCTCAACCACCAGGCCCAAGTCCCCCTCCTCCCTGTCTTCTAATCCCCTAGCCTCCACCTCAGCCAGCCCCAGCAATCTCACCACTGGGATCAATAACTTCCCTTTTTCAGCTCTCCAG GTGAAGTCTGGCGTCCATATGATAGGTCTGCCATTCTGTGGATGGCCCAGTGGCATGATGATCCCCACCCTGCCCTTCTCTGCCAGTCCACTGCCCCCCTCCACGCTGGCCGCTGCCTACCACCATGTGGAGGGTAACGGCAACCCCTTCCTGGCATTGCCCCCTGGAGAGAAGCCCCCCTCTGCCCCGTCCCCCGTGGTGGAGGTGGCCAAGACCCAGGACTACCCCGACCCACTGCCCATTCCAGAGG agatgCTGTCAGGCTGGTGGAGAGTGGCAGacatggaggagttgaggagctTGGTCAAGGGCTTGCACTGCAGAGGTATCAGAGAGAGGGCCCTGCAGAAACAGATCCAGAAACACATGGAGTACATTGCACAGGCCTGTGCCAAGAACAGAGATG CGGCGGTGATAGACGAGTCCAAGCTGGAAGAGAACGGGGTGAGCGAGGAGACAGTGGAGAGCTGGTGTGTGGAGGAGCAGGCCATGGAGATGGACATCGCTGTTCTGCAACAGGTGGAGGAGCTGGAGAGGAAGGTCACTTCGGCCAGCCTGCAGGTTAAG GGTTGGATGTATCCAGAGccccagtcagagagagaggacctgGTCTACCATGAACACAAGCCCTTCAGTAAGCTGCTTCTAGCAGGAGAGGAGCAGATTGCAGGGGAGGAGGCGGCCAACGGCGGCTGCAGCCTGGTGCGGCGCGTCAACAACCCCCTAGATATAGCTGTAACGCGGCTAGCCGAGCTGGAGAGGAACATCGAGCGAAG GGGGGAAGAGGAACTGGCCCCGGGCATGAAGGTATGGCGCAAGGCCATGGGCGAGGTCTGCAGCGCCGCCCAACTGTCTCTCTGCATCCAGCAGCTCCAGAAGTCCATTGCCTGGGAGAGATCCATCATGAAAGTG GCAAGCGGTCAATCCCCCAAGAGTAAGAAGCAGCAGCAGAGCCGAGCGGGGGCAGCCGTGCGAGGAGGGAAGAGAACCACCGAGGTAAAACAGAACAGGAAACCGTCGTCTGTAGCCAGCGGAGAGGTCTCTGAGGACGATGCTGCCAGCACCAGCAGCAGCACGCCAAAAAAAGTGAGTAAAGAGACCAAAAAGAGGAAGAGCCCAggagaggggagcccagccaccAAGCAGTCCAAGCAGGACAGTACTCCCGTCTGTGTGAAGAAGGCGAAGACGGCCACATCAGCCAGAGACAATGAAAAGGATCTGACGTTGTGCAG GGTGCTACTGGTTGAGCTGGAGGGTCACCAGGATGCCTGGCCCTTCCTGAACCCTGTCAACCCTAAATCTGTCCCTGGCTACAAGAAAGTCATCAGGAAACCCATGGATTTCTACACAATCCGAGAGAAGCTCGTCAACAGCCA GTACTTGAACCTCGAGACGTTTATAATCGACGTTAACTTGGTTTTTGATAACTGCGAAAAGTTTAATGAAGACAATTCGGACATTGGACGAGCCGGACACAACATGAGGAGTTTTTTTGAGAATAGATGGAATGAGCTGTTAAAACAAACCAACTAG